One stretch of Bremerella cremea DNA includes these proteins:
- a CDS encoding SDR family NAD(P)-dependent oxidoreductase, producing METSPPSPQNDASLRGKIAAVTGAASGIGRAVALQLAGQGASLLLHTRSNDHGLRETANLAQRIAPHIEIKLVQADFVEPSQQDRFCEEAWNWQQRLDILVNNAGVDVLTGAAAELSFEEKLELVYRVDVVATMRLSRTLGAQMRGIPGGSIVNIGWDQAAHGMEGDSGEMFAMSKGAIMAFSKSLARSLAPEVRVNCVAPGWIQTAWGENTSDYWHTRAARESLIGTWGQPADVAATIGFLVSPAARFVNGQTIAVNGGFNHGGQPPRTAKET from the coding sequence ATGGAAACCAGCCCCCCTAGCCCTCAAAACGATGCTTCGTTACGCGGAAAAATTGCGGCCGTGACCGGTGCTGCCAGCGGTATTGGCCGGGCGGTTGCGTTGCAGCTAGCGGGCCAAGGGGCCTCGTTGTTACTGCATACTCGCAGCAACGACCACGGTTTGCGGGAAACGGCAAACCTGGCCCAGCGCATCGCGCCTCACATCGAAATCAAGCTCGTCCAGGCAGATTTCGTCGAGCCTAGCCAGCAAGACCGCTTCTGCGAAGAAGCTTGGAATTGGCAACAGCGGCTGGACATTTTGGTGAACAACGCCGGGGTCGACGTGCTGACCGGCGCGGCGGCGGAGCTTTCCTTTGAAGAGAAACTGGAACTGGTTTACCGGGTGGATGTCGTGGCGACGATGCGTCTCTCACGCACGCTCGGCGCCCAAATGCGAGGCATACCAGGTGGCTCGATCGTGAACATCGGCTGGGATCAGGCCGCCCACGGCATGGAAGGGGACAGTGGCGAGATGTTCGCGATGTCGAAAGGGGCGATCATGGCGTTTTCGAAAAGCCTGGCACGGTCGCTGGCGCCGGAAGTGCGGGTGAACTGTGTCGCGCCGGGGTGGATTCAAACGGCCTGGGGCGAAAACACGTCGGACTATTGGCATACCCGCGCTGCCCGAGAATCGTTGATCGGAACTTGGGGGCAACCGGCAGACGTGGCGGCGACGATTGGCTTTTTGGTCTCGCCTGCGGCGCGGTTTGTTAACGGCCAGACGATTGCCGTCAACGGTGGCTTCAACCATGGCGGGCAGCCACCGCGAACCGCCAAGGAAACTTGA
- a CDS encoding DUF6513 domain-containing protein yields MARPQIHFVTGKLAEASLRSMLLNLAERAEFDYTVQVLNITVAALMTSEWIAKRIEVPPGTTKVMVTGYCRGDLQAIEAVAQVPVERGPKDLRQLPDWFDQPTLADDYGAYDVAIIAEINHAPSFTLEEIVAEAKQLREAGADLIDIGCDPGSVWPRVSDCVKALRDAGLRVSIDSLNPQEIAPAVKAGAELVLSVNSSNREHAVDWGCEVVVIPDEPKSLREFDETINFLAARNVPFRLDPILEPISFGFTESIVRYFETRRRYPAAEMMMGIGNLTELTDADSSGINVMLLGVCQELGIRSVLTTQVINWAQTSVRECDLARRLMRYALTHRTLPKRIEPRLVTLRDAKVSAPSEEELARLPHELKDQNYRLFVAQQMLHLVSSGLHLEDVDPFALFEKLAATKPSNLSPSHAFYLGFELCKAMTALHLGKQYRQDEALDWGYLTHEEESHRINLHKDRPSRTTSEESGNE; encoded by the coding sequence ATGGCACGCCCGCAAATTCATTTCGTCACCGGGAAGTTGGCCGAAGCATCGCTTCGCAGCATGTTGCTGAATCTGGCCGAACGTGCCGAGTTCGACTACACGGTGCAAGTTCTCAACATCACCGTGGCGGCCCTGATGACTTCTGAATGGATCGCCAAACGGATCGAAGTGCCGCCTGGGACGACCAAGGTGATGGTCACCGGCTATTGTCGCGGCGACTTGCAAGCAATCGAAGCGGTCGCCCAGGTGCCGGTCGAACGCGGCCCGAAAGACTTGCGGCAGTTGCCGGACTGGTTCGATCAACCGACTTTGGCCGACGACTACGGCGCGTACGATGTGGCGATTATCGCCGAGATCAACCACGCCCCGAGTTTCACGCTGGAAGAAATCGTCGCGGAAGCGAAGCAGCTGCGCGAGGCTGGGGCCGATCTGATCGATATCGGCTGCGACCCAGGCAGCGTCTGGCCCCGGGTAAGCGATTGCGTGAAGGCCCTCCGCGATGCGGGGCTGCGGGTTTCGATCGATAGTTTGAACCCGCAAGAGATTGCCCCGGCCGTGAAAGCAGGGGCCGAGTTGGTGCTTTCGGTGAACTCGAGTAATCGTGAGCATGCGGTCGACTGGGGCTGCGAGGTGGTGGTGATACCGGACGAGCCGAAATCGCTGCGTGAATTCGACGAGACGATCAACTTTCTGGCCGCGCGGAACGTGCCGTTTCGGCTCGATCCGATTTTGGAACCGATCTCTTTTGGCTTTACCGAAAGTATCGTGCGGTACTTCGAAACGCGTAGGCGTTACCCCGCCGCCGAGATGATGATGGGGATCGGCAATCTGACCGAACTGACCGACGCCGATTCGTCAGGCATCAACGTGATGCTGCTGGGCGTTTGTCAGGAATTGGGGATCCGCAGCGTGCTGACCACGCAGGTCATTAACTGGGCCCAAACCAGCGTCCGCGAGTGCGACCTCGCGCGGCGGTTGATGCGGTACGCACTGACGCATCGCACGTTGCCAAAGCGAATTGAACCACGCCTGGTGACGCTGCGCGATGCCAAAGTAAGCGCGCCGAGCGAAGAAGAGCTGGCCCGGTTGCCGCACGAGCTGAAGGATCAAAACTACCGCCTATTCGTCGCCCAGCAGATGTTGCACTTGGTGAGCAGCGGGTTGCATTTGGAAGATGTCGACCCGTTCGCGTTGTTCGAAAAGCTGGCCGCGACCAAGCCAAGCAACTTGAGCCCGTCGCATGCGTTCTATCTAGGGTTCGAGCTTTGCAAGGCGATGACCGCGCTGCACCTAGGGAAGCAATATCGCCAGGACGAGGCACTCGATTGGGGTTACCTGACGCACGAAGAAGAATCGCATCGGATTAACCTGCACAAGGATCGACCGTCACGCACGACCAGCGAGGAGTCAGGCAATGAGTGA